The Pseudomonadota bacterium DNA segment AGACGCACGTGAACGCGACGGGACACATGATCCTGTTCCAGATGGCGTACAACAACATGACGCCCGAGGTGCAGAAGCGCGTCAGCGCGCTCATCCACAACCCGAACAACCCTGAGGAGGGCGGGTACAAGACCGACAAGCGCGACAACGACGTGCCCTCGGCCGCCACCTATCCCGACGTCTACAAGCACGATGTCCGCCAGATCCCCGGCGCCGACGCAAAGGGCTACAACCACTTCTACAACCAGCCCATCGGCGACCCGAAGTACACGGCTGGCAAGAAGCCCTCGTCTCCAAACGGCCTCGACTGGCTGGCCTCGCAGGAGAAGATTCTCGCAGACCCCAAGACGTCTGACGATCTGAAGGCCAACGCCCTGCGCTGGACCGCGCACATGTTCGGCGACGTCGGCGCGCAGCCCGCCCACGCCGTGAACTACTACTCTGCTCGCTTCCCCAACGGTGACGAAGGTGGCAACAAGTTCGAGGTCACCTATGACCCGAACAGCCACTTCACCGGAAACCTACACGGCCTGCTCGACGCGGGCGGGGCCCACAAGACCGCCAATGGCAAGGTCGAGGAGAACTTCAAGTTCATCTCCGAACCGCTCGACGCCAGCAGCCGCGCCTATGTCGAGAGCCGCGCGCAACAGATTCAGCAGCAGTACCCGCGTGAGCGGTACATCGCTCAGGTGAACGACCAGAACCCGCAGGACTGGGTCAAGGATCTGAGCGCTCAAGCGCAGCAGGTGTGGGGCGAGTTCACCCCCGGTGAGCATGTGGCCGCCGACGACAAGCGACTTGCGGGCATCGAGCAGATGATGAACCAGAACCTGGCCATCTCGGCCTACCGCCTGGCGGAACTGTGCAACCACGCATTCGGCACCGCCCAGAGCGCGGCCGAGGCGGCGGCGGAAGTTCCGCCACACGCACCTGTCGTTCAGGTGGGCTGACGCAAGACGATCATCGCCTGCGCTACTTGCGGGCGGGGTGCGACTCGGGCAGCAGCATCTCGTCGAGGGTGACGAACCGATAGCCCTTGTGCTGCATGTCGACCAGGAAGCGGTCGAGGATCTCAAGGGTGTACGGAGCGTCGCGGCGGTTCTCGGGGTGCATGAGGATGATCGACCCCTTCGTCACGCGGCTCTCATAAGCGGCCAGCAGCTGGCGCGGGGTGAGGCCTGTGATGTGGCCGTCATGAACACGTCCCCGACCGGGGGTGTCGCCAGACACGTCCCAGTTGACGAGAACCTTGTGCAGCGCTCGCGCGGCCTCGATGGTGACGCCGCAGGGGCCGAAGAGGCCACCGGGCGCGCGCAGGAAGCGCGTGGCTTCGTGCAGGCCCCGATCGGTGCGGCTCACCTCGTCGAGCTGATGGCGCAGGGTCGAGCGCGTGAACTGCGTTGGCGTGTAGGGCCGCCCGAGCTCGTGCGACCAGGTGTGGTTCTCGATCTCATGCCCGCCCTCGCGGATGCGGCGCACCAGGGCAGGATAGTGCGCGGCGTTGCGCCCCACCAGGAAGAACGTGGCTCGCACCCCGTGACGGGAGAGAATCTCGAGCGTGCGCGGCGTTGCGGGCGAGGGGCCGTCATCGAGGGTGAGCGCGATGCGTCGATCGCCGACCCGCACGAAGCTGAGCACCCGACCGCCGCACGCCAGCGCGTCGAACGCCGTGCGCGTCTTGCGCCGCACCGCCGCGGCCCGCGCCTGTCTCACCTGTGCCGCGCACATCTCGCCCAGGCGGCGCAGCCCCCGCACGCAAAGCTTCCCCGCGTCCTGATCTGCCCGCAGAACCTGCTCGTCGGCAACGGCGAGCGCAGCCCCAACGGGAAGAGCACGAAGCCCTTCGCGTACCTGCTCACTGGCGTGCAGACGCGCGCTTCCAAGCCACAGGCCGATCACCGCAAGCGCAGATGCGGTGACAAAGAGAATGGGTCGGGTGGCGCGCCATCTCGTCGAATCCATGGCTGTGACCCTTTTATCATGGCGAACGGGGTCCGGTCAATGCGCGACTGCGTCTCCCTCCTCGACAGGACCGTTGGGAAGCGCCCCGAATGCCCGCGCTATGGCATTGCTGTCTCCCGTCGAAGCGGGCGTTCAATGTTCAGTCACCCACGGTGAGGGGATGAGGAGATCGCGGCATGCAGCCGATTGAGTCGACCATCCACGAAGCCGTGCTTCGCTGGATCGCCGCGGAAGGCACGGGCGAGAGCGCTTCCACAGACGTGGGGCTCGCCGTGGGCCGCCTTCTCTCTCGGCTGCAAGACCATCTCGGTCGGGTTCTGGGCGGCGGAGGTGTCCGCGCCATCATGGTGCGATGCATACGTCGGCAGCGACAAGACCATCACGAGCTGCAGGCCCTCGCCCTGAACGACCCCGACCTGCAGACCCGCCTCGTTGAAGTCTTGAGCAGCGTGCCTTGCGAGTCTGCCCAGAGAACGGCGGAAGCCCTGCTGTGCAGCTTCGTCGAGATACTCGTCTCCCTGATCGGCGCCACGCTCGCCTGGCGCCTGCTGAACGACATCTGGCCGCCGGGCGCCCCCCCTCCCGCCGACCGCTTCTCGGAGGAAGTTCCATGAACGCTGACGCAAGAGTTCCCCTCAGACTGCTGGAGACAGGCATCCCCGGGCTCGACGCGGTGCTCGGCGGCGGACTGCCAGAGTTCTCATTCAACCTCCTTGCGGGCGGACCCGGCTGCGGCAAGACCACCCTCGCCCATCAGATCATCTTCCACAACGCCAGCAGCGAGCGCCCCGCGATCTACTTCACCGTGCTCGGCGAACCCGCGCTCAAGATGCTGCGCTACCAGCAGCAGTTCACGTTCTTCGACCC contains these protein-coding regions:
- a CDS encoding polysaccharide deacetylase family protein, which encodes MDSTRWRATRPILFVTASALAVIGLWLGSARLHASEQVREGLRALPVGAALAVADEQVLRADQDAGKLCVRGLRRLGEMCAAQVRQARAAAVRRKTRTAFDALACGGRVLSFVRVGDRRIALTLDDGPSPATPRTLEILSRHGVRATFFLVGRNAAHYPALVRRIREGGHEIENHTWSHELGRPYTPTQFTRSTLRHQLDEVSRTDRGLHEATRFLRAPGGLFGPCGVTIEAARALHKVLVNWDVSGDTPGRGRVHDGHITGLTPRQLLAAYESRVTKGSIILMHPENRRDAPYTLEILDRFLVDMQHKGYRFVTLDEMLLPESHPARK